The following are from one region of the Mesorhizobium sp. B4-1-4 genome:
- a CDS encoding branched-chain amino acid ABC transporter substrate-binding protein, whose protein sequence is MKRMSILGAAIFGLMMSAPVALADDITFAVVGPMTGQLATIGDQFKQGAQAAADAINAAGGVNGSMIKLDIEDDQCDPKQAVSVANRIVANGVKFIDGHACSGSSIPASAVYAEAGALMMSPASSNPVLTDDAAKKGWSTIMRLYTRDDAQGAFIGPWIAKKYAGKNVVILHDKSAYGQGVADAVKSTMNAGGLKEVYYDAINPGEKDYSALVTKLKDLKADVVYFGGYHPEAGLILRQSAEQNLKFQLIMPDSIASPEFWQVAGPAGEGTMFVFPSDPQAKPEAKAAIEKIKAGGFVPEGFTLFSYAVIQAFAEGIKRAGSDDPGKVAEALKNGQPISTVVGEVTFDEKGDLKNASYDINQWHNGKYAPIAQ, encoded by the coding sequence ATGAAAAGAATGAGTATTTTGGGCGCGGCCATTTTCGGGCTGATGATGAGTGCGCCGGTTGCGCTCGCCGACGACATCACTTTCGCCGTGGTCGGTCCGATGACCGGACAGCTCGCCACCATCGGCGATCAGTTCAAGCAGGGCGCGCAGGCCGCCGCCGACGCCATCAATGCCGCGGGCGGCGTCAACGGTTCGATGATCAAGCTCGACATCGAGGACGACCAGTGTGATCCGAAACAGGCCGTGTCGGTCGCCAACCGCATCGTCGCCAACGGCGTCAAGTTCATCGACGGCCACGCCTGCTCGGGTTCGAGCATTCCGGCGTCCGCCGTCTATGCCGAAGCGGGCGCGCTGATGATGAGCCCGGCGTCCTCGAACCCCGTGCTTACGGACGACGCCGCTAAAAAGGGTTGGTCGACAATCATGCGCCTGTACACACGCGACGACGCGCAGGGCGCCTTCATCGGTCCGTGGATCGCCAAGAAATATGCCGGCAAGAACGTCGTCATTCTGCACGACAAGAGTGCTTACGGCCAGGGCGTGGCGGATGCCGTCAAGTCAACCATGAATGCCGGCGGCCTCAAGGAAGTGTACTACGACGCCATCAACCCCGGCGAGAAGGACTATTCGGCCCTCGTCACCAAGCTGAAGGACCTCAAGGCCGATGTCGTCTATTTCGGCGGCTATCACCCTGAAGCCGGCCTGATCCTGCGTCAGTCGGCTGAGCAGAACCTGAAGTTCCAGCTGATCATGCCCGACTCCATCGCTTCGCCGGAGTTCTGGCAGGTTGCCGGCCCGGCCGGCGAAGGGACCATGTTCGTGTTCCCGTCGGATCCGCAGGCAAAGCCGGAAGCCAAGGCCGCCATCGAGAAGATCAAGGCAGGCGGCTTTGTGCCGGAAGGCTTCACGCTGTTCTCCTACGCCGTGATCCAGGCTTTCGCCGAAGGCATCAAGCGCGCCGGCAGCGACGATCCGGGCAAGGTTGCCGAAGCGTTGAAGAATGGTCAGCCGATCAGCACCGTTGTCGGTGAAGTCACCTTCGACGAGAAGGGCGACCTTAAGAATGCCAGCTACGACATCAATCAGTGGCATAACGGCAAGTACGCGCCGATCGCGCAGTAA
- a CDS encoding acetyl/propionyl/methylcrotonyl-CoA carboxylase subunit alpha: protein MFSKILIANRGEIACRVIRTARKLGVHTVAIYSDADAKALHVEMADEAVHIGPSPVGESYLRGDRIVAAALATGAQAIHPGYGFLSENPDFVDQVVAAGLTFIGPSAASIRAMGLKDAAKRLMEKAGVPVVPGYHGEAQEIVLLASKAREIGYPVLIKARAGGGGKGMRRVEHPDDFSEALSSARREAKAAFGDDRVLVEKYVDKPRHIEVQVFGDNFGNAVHLYERDCSAQRRHQKVIEEAPAPGMTSALRKAMTEAAVKAAKAINYSGAGTIEFIVDASQGLKADRFWFMEMNTRLQVEHPVTEMVTGTDLVEWQLRIASGERLPKTQSEIALAGHAFEARIYAEDAARGFLPATGTLRHLKFPQTAPEAATMRIETGVRAGDAISPYYDPMIAKLIVHAEDRQAALEALGVALSQTEIAGSTVNTAFLAALAADPDFCAGDVDTGLIGRHHDALTEIAPPTGAITSAAALAASGAVALPPSNDPWSSLSGYAHFHGVARRTRLKFGEDDILAKVSVRADGRFQVALDAPYDSANSHDLRALPRLARWPGHVTVFEGAVGYTFAVPDPLAKSDDAAAASGSLRAPMPGLVKLVRASKGDTVIKGQPLLILEAMKMEHTIAAPHDGVIAEIATEGAQVTDGTVLVRFVEDQNA from the coding sequence ATGTTCAGCAAAATCCTGATCGCCAACCGGGGCGAGATCGCTTGCCGTGTCATTCGCACGGCCCGGAAGCTGGGCGTGCACACCGTCGCTATCTATTCGGATGCCGACGCCAAGGCCCTGCATGTCGAGATGGCGGATGAGGCGGTTCATATCGGCCCCTCGCCCGTCGGCGAGAGCTACCTGCGCGGCGACAGGATTGTCGCGGCCGCCCTGGCGACGGGCGCGCAGGCGATCCATCCCGGCTACGGCTTCCTGTCGGAAAACCCTGATTTCGTCGACCAGGTGGTTGCGGCAGGCCTCACCTTCATCGGTCCGTCGGCGGCCTCGATCCGCGCCATGGGGCTGAAGGACGCCGCCAAGCGGCTGATGGAGAAAGCCGGCGTTCCGGTCGTGCCGGGCTATCATGGCGAGGCGCAGGAAATCGTGCTGCTCGCCTCCAAGGCACGCGAGATCGGCTATCCCGTGCTGATCAAGGCGCGCGCGGGCGGCGGCGGCAAGGGCATGCGGCGCGTCGAGCATCCCGATGATTTCTCCGAGGCGCTGTCCAGCGCTCGGCGCGAGGCAAAGGCCGCTTTCGGCGACGACCGCGTTCTGGTCGAGAAGTATGTCGACAAGCCGCGGCACATCGAAGTGCAGGTTTTCGGCGACAACTTCGGCAATGCCGTGCATCTCTACGAACGTGACTGCTCGGCGCAGCGCCGGCACCAGAAGGTGATCGAGGAAGCGCCTGCCCCTGGCATGACGTCGGCTTTGCGCAAGGCGATGACGGAAGCGGCGGTGAAAGCCGCCAAGGCGATCAATTATTCCGGCGCCGGCACCATCGAGTTCATTGTCGACGCCTCGCAAGGCCTGAAGGCCGACCGCTTCTGGTTCATGGAAATGAACACACGCCTGCAGGTCGAGCACCCCGTAACCGAGATGGTGACGGGCACCGATCTGGTCGAGTGGCAGTTGCGGATCGCCAGCGGCGAAAGACTGCCGAAGACACAGAGCGAGATTGCGCTTGCCGGCCATGCCTTCGAAGCGCGCATCTATGCGGAGGATGCGGCACGAGGGTTCCTGCCCGCGACGGGCACGCTGCGTCATCTGAAGTTTCCCCAGACAGCACCCGAGGCGGCCACGATGCGCATCGAGACCGGCGTGCGGGCCGGCGATGCGATCTCACCCTATTACGATCCAATGATCGCGAAGCTGATCGTCCATGCAGAGGACAGGCAAGCGGCGCTGGAAGCCCTCGGCGTGGCGCTGTCGCAAACCGAAATTGCCGGTTCCACCGTCAACACCGCCTTTCTTGCCGCCCTTGCCGCCGATCCGGATTTTTGTGCGGGCGACGTCGACACTGGCCTGATCGGCAGGCATCATGATGCATTGACCGAGATCGCACCGCCAACCGGCGCAATCACCTCGGCAGCCGCCCTTGCCGCCTCCGGTGCCGTGGCATTGCCGCCATCGAACGACCCTTGGTCGTCGCTTTCCGGCTACGCACATTTCCACGGCGTGGCGCGGCGCACGCGGCTGAAATTCGGCGAGGACGATATTCTGGCCAAGGTTTCGGTGCGGGCGGACGGGCGCTTCCAGGTGGCGCTCGATGCACCCTATGACAGCGCCAATTCGCACGACCTGCGGGCCCTTCCTCGCCTCGCCCGCTGGCCTGGCCACGTCACCGTATTCGAAGGCGCTGTCGGCTATACCTTCGCGGTGCCGGACCCCTTGGCCAAAAGCGATGACGCGGCAGCCGCCTCCGGCAGCCTGCGCGCGCCGATGCCGGGTCTGGTCAAGCTGGTGCGCGCGTCAAAGGGCGATACCGTGATCAAGGGGCAACCGCTGCTGATCCTCGAGGCCATGAAGATGGAGCACACCATCGCCGCGCCGCATGACGGAGTGATCGCCGAGATCGCCACGGAAGGTGCACAGGTCACCGACGGAACGGTACTTGTCCGCTTTGTTGAGGATCAGAACGCGTAG
- a CDS encoding O-acetyl-ADP-ribose deacetylase, producing the protein MRQALDRIRIRTGDITKLDVDAIVNAANTSLLGGGGVDGAIHRAAGRELEFECRMLNGCNVGEAKITKGYKLPARHIIHTVGPVWQGGGKGEAELLTSCYRHSLEIAVANDCRSVAFPAISTGVYRYPKEAAAGIAVDAVSDFIERSAVPEIVIFCCFDEPMAEIYRRALAALGDN; encoded by the coding sequence ATGAGGCAGGCGCTGGACAGGATCCGCATCCGCACCGGCGACATCACGAAGCTGGATGTCGACGCCATCGTCAATGCCGCCAACACCTCGCTTCTCGGTGGCGGTGGGGTCGATGGCGCCATTCACCGCGCGGCGGGCCGCGAGCTCGAATTCGAGTGCCGGATGCTGAACGGCTGCAACGTTGGCGAGGCCAAGATCACCAAGGGCTATAAACTGCCGGCTCGGCATATCATCCACACGGTCGGGCCAGTCTGGCAAGGCGGCGGCAAGGGCGAAGCCGAACTGCTGACCTCCTGCTACCGGCATTCGCTCGAAATAGCCGTCGCCAATGACTGCCGCTCAGTGGCATTTCCAGCAATCTCGACGGGTGTCTACCGCTATCCGAAAGAGGCTGCGGCCGGAATCGCCGTCGATGCGGTCAGTGACTTCATCGAACGGAGCGCGGTTCCCGAAATCGTTATTTTCTGCTGCTTCGACGAACCAATGGCGGAAATATACCGGCGGGCCCTTGCTGCATTGGGTGACAATTGA
- a CDS encoding carboxyl transferase domain-containing protein yields MAVLQTQISPSSETFRANAERMRELVADIAENAAAVERGGSDEARERHISRGKLLPRERLAQLLDTGSPFLEVGQFAAWSMYGEEISSAGIIAGIGRVEGTEVMVVVNDATVKGGTYYPLTVKKHLRAQEIALQNNLPCIYLVDSGGANLPNQDEVFPDREHFGRIFYNQANMSAAGIPQIACVMGSCTAGGAYVPAMSDETIMVRNQATIFLGGPPLVKAATGEDVSAEDLGGADVHTRLSGVADHYAMDDEHALAICRRIVKNLNRNKAISLNLHKPIPPLHPTDELYGVVPTDLRQPYDVREVIARLVDGSEFDEFKQNYGTTLITGFAHLHGMPVGIIANNGVLFSESALKGAHFIELCCQRKIPLVFLQNITGFMVGRKYEAGGIAKDGAKLVMAVATAKVPKVTVIIGGSFGAGNYGMCGRAYSPRFLWMWPNARISVMGGEQAATVLAMVKREGIERKGGAWSAEEETKFKKPILMKYEHEGHPLYSSARLWDDGIIDPAKTREVLALSLSAALNAEIEETRFGVFRM; encoded by the coding sequence ATGGCCGTCCTTCAAACCCAGATTTCACCCTCTTCCGAAACCTTTCGCGCCAATGCCGAACGCATGCGCGAACTGGTCGCCGACATCGCCGAGAATGCCGCCGCCGTCGAGCGCGGCGGCTCGGACGAGGCGCGCGAGCGGCACATTTCCCGCGGCAAGCTGTTGCCTCGGGAACGTCTCGCGCAATTGCTCGATACCGGATCGCCCTTCCTCGAGGTCGGGCAGTTCGCCGCGTGGTCGATGTATGGCGAGGAGATTTCCTCGGCCGGCATCATCGCCGGCATCGGCCGTGTCGAAGGCACCGAGGTGATGGTCGTCGTCAACGATGCCACGGTGAAGGGCGGCACCTATTATCCGCTGACGGTGAAAAAGCATCTGCGCGCGCAGGAGATTGCGCTGCAGAACAATTTGCCCTGCATCTATCTGGTGGACAGCGGCGGCGCCAATCTGCCCAACCAGGACGAGGTGTTTCCCGACCGCGAGCATTTCGGCCGCATCTTCTACAACCAGGCCAATATGTCGGCGGCCGGCATCCCGCAGATCGCCTGCGTCATGGGTTCCTGCACGGCCGGGGGCGCCTATGTGCCGGCGATGTCGGACGAGACGATCATGGTGCGCAACCAGGCAACCATCTTCCTCGGCGGCCCGCCGCTGGTGAAGGCGGCCACCGGCGAGGATGTCAGCGCCGAGGATCTGGGCGGTGCGGACGTGCACACACGGCTTTCCGGCGTCGCCGACCATTATGCGATGGACGACGAACATGCCCTCGCCATCTGCCGTCGCATCGTCAAGAACCTGAATCGGAACAAGGCCATAAGCCTGAACTTACACAAACCGATTCCGCCACTTCATCCGACGGACGAGCTCTATGGCGTGGTGCCGACCGATCTGCGCCAGCCTTACGATGTGCGCGAGGTCATTGCCCGTCTTGTCGACGGCTCCGAGTTCGATGAGTTCAAGCAGAACTACGGCACAACTCTGATCACCGGTTTTGCCCATCTCCATGGCATGCCGGTCGGGATCATCGCCAACAACGGCGTGCTGTTTTCCGAAAGCGCGCTGAAGGGCGCGCACTTCATTGAACTGTGCTGCCAGCGCAAGATTCCACTTGTCTTCCTGCAGAACATCACCGGCTTCATGGTCGGCCGGAAATACGAGGCAGGCGGCATTGCCAAGGACGGCGCCAAGCTGGTCATGGCCGTTGCCACCGCCAAGGTGCCGAAGGTGACCGTCATCATCGGCGGTTCGTTCGGGGCCGGCAATTACGGCATGTGCGGCCGCGCCTACTCGCCGCGTTTCCTGTGGATGTGGCCGAACGCCCGCATCTCGGTGATGGGCGGTGAGCAAGCAGCAACCGTGCTCGCCATGGTCAAGCGCGAAGGCATCGAGCGCAAGGGCGGCGCATGGAGCGCGGAGGAAGAGACGAAGTTCAAAAAGCCGATCCTGATGAAATACGAGCATGAGGGCCATCCGCTCTACTCATCCGCCCGCCTCTGGGACGACGGCATCATCGACCCGGCGAAGACGCGCGAAGTGCTGGCACTGAGCCTTTCCGCGGCACTCAACGCCGAAATCGAGGAGACGCGCTTCGGCGTGTTCAGGATGTGA
- a CDS encoding isovaleryl-CoA dehydrogenase — protein MYTSTLGFGHDEEIEALRDMVRRFAQDRIAPVAADIDRSNEFPAHLWRELGSLGLLGITADPDFGGSGMGYLAHVIAVEEISRASASVGLSYGAHSNLCVNQINRWATPAQKEKFLPALCSGEHVGALAMSESGAGSDVVSLKLRAEKRNDRYVLNGTKMWITNGPDAETLVVYAKTDPERKSRGITAFIVEKAMAGFSVAQKLDKLGMRGSNTGELVFENVEVPFDNVLHEEGRGVEVLMSGLDYERTVLAGGPIGLMAACLDVAIPYVHERKQFGQPIGEFQLVQGKLADMYTVMNAARAYVYAVAAACDRGQTTRKDAAGCVLFAAERATQMALDAIQLLGGNGYINDYPTGRLLRDAKLYEIGAGTSEIRRWLIGREIMAEGV, from the coding sequence ATGTATACGAGCACGCTCGGCTTCGGGCATGACGAGGAGATCGAAGCGCTGCGCGACATGGTGCGGCGCTTTGCCCAGGACAGGATCGCGCCTGTTGCCGCCGACATCGACCGGTCGAATGAATTCCCGGCGCATCTATGGCGCGAACTCGGCTCACTCGGCCTGCTCGGCATCACCGCCGACCCCGATTTCGGCGGCAGCGGCATGGGCTATCTCGCCCATGTGATCGCGGTCGAGGAGATTTCGCGGGCCTCGGCATCGGTCGGCCTCTCCTACGGCGCTCACTCAAATCTCTGCGTCAACCAGATCAACCGCTGGGCAACGCCGGCGCAGAAGGAAAAATTCCTGCCGGCGCTGTGTTCGGGCGAACATGTCGGCGCGCTGGCCATGTCGGAATCCGGCGCCGGCTCCGACGTCGTCTCGCTCAAGCTGCGCGCCGAGAAGCGCAATGACCGCTATGTGCTCAACGGCACCAAGATGTGGATCACCAACGGCCCGGACGCCGAAACGCTGGTCGTCTACGCCAAGACCGATCCGGAACGCAAATCGCGCGGCATCACCGCCTTCATCGTCGAGAAGGCGATGGCCGGATTTTCCGTGGCGCAGAAACTCGACAAGCTCGGCATGCGCGGCTCCAACACCGGTGAACTCGTGTTCGAGAATGTCGAGGTTCCCTTCGACAATGTGCTGCACGAGGAAGGGCGCGGCGTCGAGGTGCTGATGTCGGGGCTCGATTATGAGCGCACCGTGCTCGCCGGCGGCCCGATCGGCCTGATGGCCGCGTGCCTGGACGTGGCTATCCCCTATGTGCATGAGCGCAAGCAGTTCGGCCAGCCGATCGGCGAGTTCCAGCTGGTGCAAGGCAAGCTTGCCGACATGTACACGGTTATGAACGCCGCGCGCGCCTATGTCTATGCCGTGGCCGCGGCCTGCGACCGGGGCCAGACAACCCGCAAGGATGCCGCTGGCTGCGTGCTGTTCGCCGCCGAGAGGGCAACGCAGATGGCGCTCGATGCCATCCAGCTGCTCGGCGGCAATGGCTATATCAACGACTATCCGACCGGCCGCCTGCTGCGCGACGCCAAGCTCTACGAGATCGGTGCCGGCACCAGCGAAATTCGCCGCTGGCTGATCGGCCGCGAGATCATGGCGGAAGGGGTGTGA
- a CDS encoding TetR/AcrR family transcriptional regulator: MARTTGSDGERTEAAVREAAVNLIARYGYEAMSMRQLAAEVGVQAAALYRYFPTKEDLLFTLMREHMEGLRQAWENARPDHADPIAQLAAYVRNHITFHIERRHATHVSNMELRSLSPDRLTQILRLRTAYEKELRAILRDGAEAGTFNVEDTGLTAMALIQMMTGVIVWFRPGERLSITEVTATYLSMTMRLVGVRIGDAEERHVYEHARLRA; the protein is encoded by the coding sequence ATGGCGCGCACCACAGGATCGGACGGCGAACGAACCGAGGCGGCAGTCCGCGAGGCGGCGGTCAATCTGATCGCACGCTACGGCTATGAGGCGATGTCGATGCGCCAGCTGGCCGCCGAGGTCGGCGTGCAGGCCGCCGCGCTCTACCGCTATTTCCCGACCAAGGAAGACCTGCTGTTCACGCTGATGCGCGAGCATATGGAAGGGCTTCGCCAGGCTTGGGAAAACGCCAGGCCAGACCATGCCGATCCGATCGCGCAGCTTGCTGCTTATGTGCGCAATCACATCACTTTCCATATCGAGCGCCGGCACGCCACGCATGTGTCGAACATGGAGTTGCGCAGCTTGTCGCCCGACAGGCTGACGCAGATCCTGCGCCTGCGCACAGCCTACGAAAAGGAGCTGCGCGCCATCCTGCGCGACGGCGCCGAGGCGGGCACCTTCAATGTCGAGGACACCGGGCTGACGGCCATGGCGCTGATCCAGATGATGACCGGCGTCATCGTCTGGTTTCGCCCGGGCGAGCGGCTATCGATCACTGAAGTGACGGCGACATATCTTTCGATGACAATGCGCCTGGTCGGCGTCAGGATCGGTGATGCGGAGGAACGGCATGTATACGAGCACGCTCGGCTTCGGGCATGA
- a CDS encoding acylphosphatase, whose protein sequence is MDDRTRAVQARVYGKVQGVGYRIWARGEATGLGLLGWVRNERDGSVTAWLSGADAAISGMVERLWQGPAGSAVSRVDVEELESWTTPGDFRIVA, encoded by the coding sequence ATGGATGACCGGACAAGAGCAGTGCAGGCGCGCGTCTACGGCAAGGTGCAAGGTGTCGGCTACAGGATCTGGGCGCGAGGCGAAGCGACCGGACTTGGGCTGTTAGGCTGGGTTCGCAACGAAAGAGACGGCTCGGTGACGGCGTGGCTTTCCGGGGCTGACGCGGCGATTTCAGGTATGGTCGAACGGCTTTGGCAAGGCCCGGCGGGCTCAGCGGTCTCAAGGGTGGATGTGGAGGAACTCGAGAGTTGGACCACGCCTGGAGATTTCAGGATCGTCGCATAG
- a CDS encoding pyridoxal phosphate-dependent aminotransferase gives MHLRPPLSPVIAALPSTVPFVGPEAQERERGRAFRARIGANESSFGPSQRVIARMERVARDQWMYCDPDNYDLKIAAAAHHDVAVENVVVGEGIDGLLSLVARMYVAPGDAVVTSLGAYPTFNFHVAGVGGRLVTVPYEDDRESLDGLLAAVVKQKAPLVYLSNPDNPMGSWWEADEIIRFIEALPETTMLVLDEAYGELGPASALPPIDVSRPNVIRMRTFSKAYGLAGIRCGYAVAEAEVIRDFEKIRNHYGVSRMAQIAGVEALADQAYLETVVARVAAGRRRIAAIADQNGLKPLASATNFVTIDCGHDGAFALKVLQGLLSRDVFIRKPMAPRLDRCIRVSVGLDHELDIFAEELPGALAAARGN, from the coding sequence ATGCACTTGCGCCCTCCCCTCTCGCCGGTCATCGCCGCGCTTCCCTCGACCGTGCCGTTCGTGGGCCCGGAAGCACAGGAGCGTGAGCGCGGGCGGGCTTTCCGCGCCCGTATCGGCGCCAATGAGAGCAGTTTTGGCCCTTCGCAGCGTGTGATCGCTCGCATGGAGAGGGTCGCGCGTGATCAGTGGATGTATTGTGACCCCGACAATTACGATCTCAAGATAGCGGCCGCGGCGCATCACGACGTGGCAGTCGAGAATGTCGTTGTCGGTGAAGGCATAGACGGGCTGCTCAGCCTGGTGGCGCGCATGTATGTGGCGCCAGGCGATGCCGTGGTCACCTCGCTCGGCGCCTATCCAACCTTCAACTTCCATGTTGCCGGCGTCGGCGGGCGGCTGGTCACGGTCCCTTATGAGGACGACAGGGAAAGCCTGGATGGCCTGCTGGCGGCGGTCGTCAAGCAGAAGGCGCCGCTGGTCTATCTGTCCAATCCCGACAATCCGATGGGCAGTTGGTGGGAAGCCGATGAGATCATCCGCTTCATCGAGGCGCTGCCGGAAACCACGATGCTGGTGCTCGACGAGGCCTATGGCGAATTGGGGCCGGCCTCGGCCTTGCCGCCGATCGATGTCTCGCGCCCGAACGTCATCCGCATGCGCACCTTTTCAAAGGCATATGGGCTTGCCGGCATACGCTGCGGCTACGCCGTGGCGGAAGCCGAGGTCATCCGCGACTTCGAGAAGATCCGCAACCATTACGGCGTCAGCCGCATGGCGCAGATCGCCGGTGTCGAGGCGCTTGCCGATCAGGCCTATCTCGAGACGGTGGTGGCGCGGGTGGCTGCCGGGCGCCGCCGCATCGCGGCGATCGCCGACCAGAACGGCTTGAAGCCGCTTGCCTCGGCCACCAATTTCGTCACCATCGACTGCGGCCATGACGGCGCCTTCGCGCTGAAAGTGCTGCAGGGGCTGCTGTCGCGAGACGTGTTCATCCGCAAGCCGATGGCGCCAAGGCTCGACCGCTGCATCCGAGTCAGTGTCGGCCTCGACCACGAACTGGACATTTTCGCCGAGGAACTGCCCGGCGCGCTGGCGGCGGCGCGCGGAAACTAG
- a CDS encoding tetratricopeptide repeat-containing sulfotransferase family protein: protein MSNRLPPAWAKHLKTQSTSRKVVSPKTAPPQRQPKAGSARGHSDDMALRQALELQKAERLAEAEELCQHVLARTPNHPLALYILGTLGLGYDDEKALRYFARAVGEEPGNPYYHLSLGEIYLKLSEFTPAIKHIQQALALKPDLVEALCALGNAYNAFDKGEMALPLFEKALKINRDHPLARMGLPHALASLGRMDEAAVHLKEAVERRIAVPNAYNALVHTRKFTEEPPELTAILTELRDPAHGAQGAAALHHAAGKLLNDLRHYKEAMEHFKKGNQAGGQKFDLENYRWWVDAMIETFTPEMVASMAAHGSPSEVPVFVVGMPRSGTTLTEQICASHPNVHGAGELSKLRRMANGIGLSSETDPGKSVTTITPELTKMLAAEHLAYLRQRAPDALRIVDKMPHNFELIGLIGILFTNARIIHCRRDAIDNCVSCFVLQFSTAHSYSADLQTLGLYYREYDRLMRHWTKVLPGRIFENRYETLIENQEEQSRRLIDYLGLPWDNACLRFFDRDSSVNTYSRWQVRQPIYKSSIKRWKNYESEIQPLIDALGDLAEV from the coding sequence ATGAGCAATCGATTGCCGCCCGCTTGGGCAAAGCACCTCAAAACCCAGTCTACATCGCGCAAGGTCGTATCGCCGAAAACTGCACCACCGCAAAGGCAGCCAAAAGCCGGTTCAGCTCGCGGCCATTCCGACGATATGGCACTGCGGCAGGCGCTAGAACTCCAGAAAGCTGAACGATTGGCTGAGGCAGAGGAACTCTGCCAGCACGTGTTGGCGCGCACGCCGAACCATCCGTTGGCTCTCTATATCCTGGGAACGCTCGGCCTCGGCTACGACGACGAGAAAGCTTTGCGATATTTCGCCAGGGCGGTCGGCGAAGAGCCTGGAAACCCTTACTACCACCTTAGCCTCGGCGAAATTTATTTGAAGCTCAGCGAATTTACGCCGGCGATTAAGCACATTCAGCAGGCCTTGGCATTGAAGCCGGATCTGGTGGAAGCGCTTTGTGCCTTGGGTAATGCTTACAATGCGTTTGACAAAGGAGAAATGGCGCTGCCGCTCTTCGAGAAGGCGCTCAAGATCAATCGAGATCATCCTCTCGCCCGGATGGGGCTGCCCCACGCGCTCGCAAGTCTCGGTCGTATGGACGAAGCCGCGGTTCATCTGAAAGAGGCAGTAGAAAGGCGCATTGCCGTGCCAAACGCGTACAACGCACTTGTACACACGCGCAAATTCACCGAAGAGCCGCCGGAACTCACGGCAATCCTGACGGAACTTCGAGATCCGGCCCATGGAGCGCAAGGAGCGGCCGCGCTCCATCACGCGGCTGGAAAGTTGCTCAACGACCTCCGTCACTACAAGGAGGCGATGGAGCACTTCAAGAAAGGAAATCAAGCCGGAGGCCAAAAATTCGATCTGGAAAACTACCGCTGGTGGGTGGATGCCATGATCGAAACTTTCACTCCGGAAATGGTGGCCTCAATGGCGGCTCATGGCAGCCCGTCGGAGGTGCCTGTATTCGTTGTCGGCATGCCTCGCTCGGGAACGACACTGACCGAACAGATCTGTGCCAGCCATCCCAATGTTCATGGCGCCGGCGAGCTCAGCAAGCTCAGACGGATGGCCAATGGGATCGGCCTCAGCTCCGAGACAGACCCCGGCAAATCGGTCACGACGATTACTCCCGAACTGACCAAGATGCTGGCAGCAGAACATCTTGCCTACCTACGTCAGCGAGCGCCTGACGCGCTTCGAATCGTAGACAAGATGCCCCACAATTTCGAGCTGATCGGCCTGATCGGCATTCTTTTTACCAATGCACGCATCATTCATTGTCGTCGCGATGCCATCGACAATTGTGTCTCCTGCTTTGTTCTGCAATTCAGTACAGCGCACAGCTACAGCGCCGACCTTCAGACGCTAGGTCTTTACTATCGCGAGTATGATCGTCTGATGCGGCATTGGACAAAGGTTCTTCCGGGTCGCATCTTTGAAAATCGCTATGAGACGTTGATTGAAAACCAAGAGGAGCAGTCGCGTCGTCTCATAGATTATCTTGGCTTGCCATGGGACAACGCCTGCCTGCGCTTCTTTGATAGGGACAGCTCGGTAAATACCTACAGCCGCTGGCAGGTTCGCCAGCCGATATACAAGTCCTCCATCAAGCGATGGAAGAATTACGAAAGCGAGATTCAGCCGTTGATCGACGCTTTGGGAGATTTGGCTGAGGTTTAA